The DNA sequence TGCTTCGCTAATCACGGAATCCAACACACGCATCAACAATTTATTGGCATTACCGAGTCCTTTGTGAATATCCATACCCGAATGCCCACCCTGCAAGCCTTTCACTGCAATATGTACTAATGTATCATAAGCTGTAGTCGCCTCTTCGCGCAATGCTCCGGTAGCTGTTACATCCACACCACCGGCACATCCTATCGTGATCTCCTCATCGTCCTCGGTATCCAGGTTAAGTAAATAAGATCCCGTTAACCAACCGGGTGCTAAGGACTTCGCGCCAGTCATGCCCGTTTCTTCATCAATAGTAAACAACGCTTCAATAGCAGGATGCGGAATATCGGAAGAAGCCAATACGCCCATGATAGCGGCTACACCTATTCCATTATCGGCTCCCAGTGTGGTGCCATCTGCGCGTACCCAGTCGCCATCGATCAGCATTTGAATGCCGGATGTCTCGAAATTGAAATCCGTTTCTGCATTTTTTTGGTGCACCATATCCAGATGCGCTTGTAATACGATGATACTCTTGGATTCATATCCCGATGTGGCCGGCTTACGTATCAGGACATTGCCGACCTCGTCACGCTCAGCAAAAAGTCCTAAGGATTTTCCAAAAGACAACATGTATTCAATAATTGCTTCCTCTTTCTTGGACGCGCGCGGAATGGCATTAATCGTTGCAAAATGCGACCATATCGCAGTAGGTTCAAGGGTATGTATACTCATAAATACTATTCAAGTTTTGTTATAAGATCAAATGTACTGGTTCAGGCAGGAAATGTCAACTTTCGTGCAGAATACACCGCAAAACTGTATATTCGAATGCAAAATCAGGTTAAATTCTTATGAAAACTGCGAAAGAAAAAATGATTGCCGGAGAGCCTTACCGAGCAGATGGTCGAGAATTGTTTGACGAACGCCTGCTAGCAAAGGAGGCGCTAATGGAATACAATAATCTAGCGCCATCCCGCATAAAGGATCGTGCACGTATCATCAAGAATCTCTTCGGCATCACTGGAAAGGCTTTTTGGATTGAGCCACCCTTCCGATGTGATTATGGGTATAACATCCATATCGGCGAAAACTTTTACGCCAACTTTAACCTGACGGTGTTGGATTGTGCTTTGGTCAGTATCGGTGACAATGTGATGATCGGACCCAATGTATCTTTATTTACGGCCGGACATCCCATTCATGCTGAACCACGTGTGGCAGGGTGGGAATATGCACTACCCATACACATAAGCAATAATTGCTGGATTGGAGGCAACACGGTTATTAACGCCGGCATTACAATCGGCGAAAATACGGTTATCGGCTCTGGTTCTGTCGTTACCAAATCGATTCCAGCCAATGTGGTCGCAGCAGGTAACCCCTGCCGCGTGATCAAGACGATTACCGAAGAAGATAAAGCATACTATTATAAAGACCGGAAATTTTAGGATTTGACACGATAAGCTTCTTTCATCTGTTCTATATCCTGCTGGGTATAG is a window from the Sphingobacterium sp. lm-10 genome containing:
- a CDS encoding sugar O-acetyltransferase → MKTAKEKMIAGEPYRADGRELFDERLLAKEALMEYNNLAPSRIKDRARIIKNLFGITGKAFWIEPPFRCDYGYNIHIGENFYANFNLTVLDCALVSIGDNVMIGPNVSLFTAGHPIHAEPRVAGWEYALPIHISNNCWIGGNTVINAGITIGENTVIGSGSVVTKSIPANVVAAGNPCRVIKTITEEDKAYYYKDRKF